The proteins below come from a single Bacillaceae bacterium S4-13-56 genomic window:
- a CDS encoding DUF3231 family protein: MANPFEAVWNMLKTSMDNTDEPKTPLHVIEVGDLWTYITVVEEFIRYEEIGLNTTSDDEVMELLNDVIRVCESHVKNVSEFMKKEGLPLPEATSAKPNSNPKEIPLGVKLTDDEITNGIVFKLITCLQACAKGQVDAIRNDVAVMWLRNYSEWVTLGATLKTLMRKRGWLKVPPYYYPPGSPTQ; this comes from the coding sequence ATGGCCAATCCTTTTGAGGCTGTTTGGAATATGCTCAAGACATCCATGGATAATACGGATGAACCAAAAACTCCATTACATGTCATTGAGGTCGGGGACCTTTGGACGTATATCACGGTCGTGGAAGAATTTATTCGTTATGAAGAAATAGGATTAAATACTACTTCAGATGATGAGGTAATGGAACTGCTTAATGATGTGATCAGAGTTTGCGAATCACATGTGAAAAATGTAAGTGAATTTATGAAAAAAGAGGGGTTGCCATTACCTGAAGCAACATCCGCTAAGCCAAACTCAAATCCTAAAGAAATTCCACTTGGGGTGAAGTTAACTGATGATGAAATTACGAATGGTATTGTTTTTAAATTAATCACCTGCTTGCAAGCCTGTGCCAAGGGGCAGGTGGATGCCATTCGAAATGATGTTGCAGTTATGTGGCTTCGAAATTATTCAGAATGGGTTACACTGGGAGCAACATTAAAAACTTTGATGCGAAAGCGTGGATGGCTAAAGGTTCCGCCTTATTACTATCCACCAGGGTCACCAACTCAATAG